CCGGACACAAAACGCTCGATACCCCACACCTTGCACTCGTCCCGCCACGACGATTCGTGCTCGAACGGGGGTGTGTGCAGTTGACTCACTCATGAGATCAGCTGCTTAAGAGCACGCCAGCTCGCTCTACGAACGGATACTCTCATACCTCAACAGAACCGTCACGCGTTTTGCAAATTGGCGCTGGAGAAATGTCCTCGATGGCCGGAGAACATAAATGAACGTAACAGAAGGAACCACTTCTGAGTCGGTCGGGATGTCCTTCCCGTCGCCTCAATAGAAGAGGAGGCTCCGGGTCGAGCAAGCTTGGTTTGGTCGGGGCGAGAGGATTTGAACCTCCGACCCCTGCGTCCCGAACGCAGTGCGCTACCGGGCTGCGCTACGCCCCGACATGATCAGCAGGAACAAGAAACGAGGGTGGGATTGTCTTACAACAGAGGGTCGAAACGCAAGCCGTGTGCTTCGGCCACCGCGCGACAGGTGACTTTCCCTTCCGTAAGATTCACACCTTTGGCGAGGCCGGCGTCAGAACGGAAAGCTTGTTGGACACCGGCAGCAGCCAAACGGGAGAGGAACGGAAAGGTAGCATTCGTCAGCGAGACAGTGGATGTGCGCGGCACGATTCCAGGAATATTTGCCACACCATAGTGCAATACGCCACCGACCAGATAGACCGGATCTGAGTGTGTCGTCGCCTTCGTCGTTTCGAAACACCCGCCTTGGTCCACGGCGACATCCACGACAACCGATCCCGGCTTCATTTGTCCGACTAGAGCGCGCGACACGAGCCTGGGAGTGCGTGCGCCAGGTATCAACACCGCCCCGATCACCAGATCGGCGTCACGAACGGATTGTTCGATGGCGCCAGGGGTGGAGGCACGCGTGACGATCCGACCTTGGTACAAATCATCCAGATAGCGAAGCCGGTCGAGATCGAGATTGATGACGGTCACTCGAGCGCCCATCCCCACCGCAATCCTGGTCGCCGCACTGCCGACGACGCCGGCACCCAATACGACCACGTGCGCCGGCTCGACACCCGGCACTCCTCCTAAGAGGACTCCGCGCCCTCCTTGAGTTTTCTCCAAGCACCGCGCGCCGATCTGCACCGACATCCGGCCGGCGATCTCGCTCATCGGTTTCAACATCGGAAGACTCCCGTCTCGTCCTTCCGTCGTCTCATAGGCGATCGCAGTGACCTTGGCCTCCAGCAGAGCTTTCGTCAGATCCGGCAGCGACGCGAGGTGGAGATACGTAAACAGGATTTGTCCAGGCCGAAAGAGAGGACACTCGGACAGCAGCGGCTCTTTCACTTTCACAATAAGCTCGGCCTTTCGAAAGAGCTCCTCCTTCGATCCGGCGATCACGGCACCGACCCGTCTATACTCGTCGTCTGAATAGCCGCTGCCGAGACCGGCTGACGGCTCGACCCAAACTTGATGCCCTCCGTGCGTCAACGCCTCCACTCCGTCCGGCGTCACACTCACACGATATTCGTGATCTTTGACTTCCTTTGGGACCCCGATAATCACCGCCCGCCTCCCGCTGAGTGATTGCGTATCTCTACTTGCATTATATACGCTCACAACAAACCTGTCCTTATCTTCCGCATTCCGCCTTGTGGACAGTGCGTAAAGCCCTGGTGTAAGATTCGCTCGTCTCACACACCATTGTATGACTCTGGAGGACGGCCCATGGACGCAACGGCTGGTTCCTGCAATGCCTGCGGTGCTACCGGCACGGCACTGATGAAATTTTCTCTCGGCCGGGATTTCTTCGGTCGATCGTACGATCGCCTTTCCCCATCCGCCGATCAAAGCCCCAAATGGTACTGTGAGAGCTGTTCGATGCAGAAGAACCTGCAACGAGACTTTCGCGATATCCGCGCCGAATACGACAAGTTGAGTGCCGGTCAAGGCTCTGCTCTCTCGAATACCGACGAGTTCCGACGCGCCTCGCTGCGACTGCGCGAGATTGTGACCATCCTTGACGCTGCCTCGAGTCCGTCGCCCCTGATTGCAACAGCAGACGTTAAGCTTCTCCTGGATCGGCTCAGCACCGCAACCATGCCGGTCTAACGCTATTGCTTTATGCCTCCGTTCCAGCGTCATATTTTCGTCTGTATCAATCAACGACCAAAAGACGATCCGCGAGGCTGCTGTGCAAACCTCGGCTCAGAACGGCTGCACGCTCATTTTAAGAGTGAGACGAAACGTCTCAACCTCAAGGGGTTGGTCCGAGCCAATAAGGCCGGGTGCCTCGACCATTGTTCGATGGGACCCAGTGTGGTCATCTATCCCGAAGGTGTCTGGTACTGGGTCGGCAATGAAGCCGATGTCACTGAGATCATGGAACGACACATTCTGAAAGGCGAGATCGTGACTCGATTGCTGATGCCGGATCATCCTGTGCCGGCGAAGCTCGCGCCGCTGAAGATAGACTAGCTTCTTCAGCGATCACCTTCACCATGCCAATCGAAGACAAATGGAAGGCCAACATGGAAAAGGTGGCCTTCATGAAACGGTTTCCCGGTCTGCTGAATTCGT
The sequence above is a segment of the Nitrospiraceae bacterium genome. Coding sequences within it:
- the ald gene encoding alanine dehydrogenase is translated as MIIGVPKEVKDHEYRVSVTPDGVEALTHGGHQVWVEPSAGLGSGYSDDEYRRVGAVIAGSKEELFRKAELIVKVKEPLLSECPLFRPGQILFTYLHLASLPDLTKALLEAKVTAIAYETTEGRDGSLPMLKPMSEIAGRMSVQIGARCLEKTQGGRGVLLGGVPGVEPAHVVVLGAGVVGSAATRIAVGMGARVTVINLDLDRLRYLDDLYQGRIVTRASTPGAIEQSVRDADLVIGAVLIPGARTPRLVSRALVGQMKPGSVVVDVAVDQGGCFETTKATTHSDPVYLVGGVLHYGVANIPGIVPRTSTVSLTNATFPFLSRLAAAGVQQAFRSDAGLAKGVNLTEGKVTCRAVAEAHGLRFDPLL
- a CDS encoding (2Fe-2S) ferredoxin domain-containing protein produces the protein MPPFQRHIFVCINQRPKDDPRGCCANLGSERLHAHFKSETKRLNLKGLVRANKAGCLDHCSMGPSVVIYPEGVWYWVGNEADVTEIMERHILKGEIVTRLLMPDHPVPAKLAPLKID